Genomic DNA from Hypomesus transpacificus isolate Combined female chromosome 19, fHypTra1, whole genome shotgun sequence:
TTTGTTTCTAGATGTAATATATATTTGATTGTATCATTTTGTAATTATAATAAAACCAACTGCACTTGCTAAAACAAGCTGTCTGTTTCATCTTAACTCTGGTAAAGGTCAACTCTAGTAAATGTGTACAGGTAGGATTTCACAAGAATTTGCAGTAATTTGACAGTTCTGTTTGGTTGTCAGAATACAGTTTGAATGGACAATATATGCTATTATGTTAAGTATTTAACATGGTTGTAAAACAATAACCTCAGTAAATGCAAGTAACAATATTCATGAGCTGTACAGTATTGTAGTTTCGCTTTAAAACAATGCTGGATTTTCATTAACATGAATGTGGTCGAAAATTACTTAATTAAATACTTGTGAACCATTATGATTGCTTGATTGAAGCCTTGATTGTTATTAACAATTAAACATCTAAATACTTACAAACATTTGACAATTAACAAAATGGTGCAGTGGTTTATTCTTTGAATTAATTATATAAGTTAATTAGGGGTTTTAATTGTAATCACTAGACAATTATAACAACTTAACCAATTAGTTTTTGTTTTGACAGgctggttaatgttaatacccCTGAATAATTTACATGTTCCCCGAAATATGCAAATAGGACGACAGTTGCTAATGCAATACTGTTGTACTGTCGTTGTCGTGTCTGAACCAATAGGGACGATGCGTTAACAGATTCAAGTTTTGGTACTcattaggggtgggaatcttttggtacctgaTGATTCAATTtgaatcgattcttggggtcaaaATTCGATTAAAAATTGATTCACGATTTTTTATCAAATTTCAATTCAATATATGCTACATAAAAAACTAGAAAAAAAACTAGAAAAAACCCCAACCTTTTTAAATTTGTGAATCaatgtgaatcgctagaagttTGAATCGAGCAGCAGTCATTTCTCCATTAGGGGGTCAAAGGTTGTGTGGGCCAGCCAATAGGACTGAAGGCTACATGAATCAAACCCCTTCTTTTGGTCAAATCATTTAAATgagatcattaaaaaaaaaactttaaaagaCAAATTGTTGTGTGGTTATTTCCCTCAGTTTATTGAGTTGTGGATTCTGTTTGACATGCTGTACTGGACAGTTAgttgaagtgtgacaggaaaagaatggagagggaggaagacataCAGAAAAGTGTCAAGGCTGGATTTGAATCCAGGGTGTTGCAGTACTGACCAAGCTTTCAGAGCATGCACACTAACCCAGTGAGCTAACAGGGGAGCACTGCTCTCATTTGGTTTTCTGACACCACAACTCTGCAGgttgttacaactagctagTTCAATGTCAAATTTAAATGATGAGTGGAACTTGTTATAATCCCTGATAGGTCAGTGGTTAAGGATGTGGGCTGCTGTGTAAGGGGTCATGTGTTCAAATCAGGCTGAAAGATCTTACAGTTACATTTTTACTCTTCGACTAAATAATAAAACTCGACTTATAAATAAAACTGATAAAAGGCCATTTCTTTTTAGACTTGGTTGAGTCTTTCCTGGTGGGACAGTTGGGTACCTGAAAAGACAGTTGGGAGAGTGGATCTGGACAGTCGGGGAGTATGCTGCGTTTACAGGGATCTGGGCCCAGGGATGTGTTTGGCACTGTGCTGGATGTGAACCCAGGTCGTTGTGGTTTAGGCTCTTGTTCTCAACATTTCATACTCCATGTTCAAAGTAAATAGAAAGCACagctttaaagtaatgtaacaTACAACCATAAGAATGTCCACGTACAGAAGGCAAAATACTATTGTGTAGTCTTATCTATCAATTTTGGAAACTTTTATTCAAATGACAACACCTGCAGTTGACAATGAGATCTCCCATTTTAAGTTTACAAAAACGTGTAAACATGAAAATGCACAGAATTGACATGCCATGTTGGTGGCCCAGATCATTGTATAGGTTCACTCCATGTTTCCCCACCTCCAACCGGCATTAACTTCAcaattaatttattttaatgCCTCAATTAGGCTTTTATTTAATCCAAAAACGTCACACTTGCTATCCTAATCTTCAGTTTCAATACAAATATCTTCATCTCAGTTATATATAGACAAAGGTAAGAAATTGACTGTTGGCAATGGTCATTCAGTGTACCCTGTGGCTGTAAGAACAGAGAGACTGGCACAGATACCatatcttaaaaaataaaatcaaaatcAAAACACTGCTTTCACCATGTAAAAGCAGAATCATACATAAGGAAGTAACACTGTTCTTGAAGTTTGTTCTCTATAGGCTTGAATAAGTCCCCTTGCTGGTTAAATCTCACAATTGAGACCCATTTAGTAGAGGATTTCCTGACGACAGTGGTGTCTAGGCTTGCATTAGTCCCTTTCTCACAGGGTTGATGTTGTGCAATCATGGTGCATGGCTAGCAACCAAGGATCCCTAACGAGGAAGAAGGCAGGCTCGATCTGCCGATCGACAGAAGGGTTTAGCAGAGCACGAGCACGTTGCCAGTGTGCTCGTTCCTGCCTTACTCACGGAGGATTTAGAAGTTAGGGATCAGTTACAACTGTCTAAGGAGGAACAGGTTGTCCTGTCTGTGCTCCTCGCCCACCCACTGGGTGGACTATGTGTTGGGCGTGATGCGGCTCAGGGGGGTGTCGGCCGGGGCCGGGAGCCTGTActtctcctccagagacggttcaGTGCTGCTGCTATGCAGGTGGATGAGAGGCTTAGTCTGGAGGAACACGCAGCCCCGACCCCGGCCCCGGCCCTCCTCCTGGTTCCTCCTGTTGTAGATGTTGACCCTGTGCTCCAGCTCGGGACTGGCCTTGGTGGAGCCTGTAGGACTGGGCAGCTTCAGGTTGACCGGGTCCACTGGCAGACCCTTCTGGGCCAGGCAGGAGTCCTCTGACAGGGAGCACAGCAGCTCCTGCACCACCACGCTGGGGTCCCGGGGAGGTGGGCCAGACGACGGCAGCTGCTGGGTAGGGCCCCCGAGAGAGCTGCAGTAGGACTGGGGGACACAGCAGTGTTGGGAGTTGTAGTCCAGGCAGAGTTCCCtggctgtgctgctgctgcagtcTGTGGAGGACGACCCTAGGGTGTGGCTGCTCAGGCTGTGGGGGCGGGCTGTCAGGCTGCCGCTGGACCGGGATACGCTGGTGGATGTGTCACTCAAATCGCCGCCCACTCTTTCAACACAGAGCAGAGGGTTGGAGTGGCCGGGGTTGGGGTTAGTGGGGAGGTGGACGTCGATGGCCGCTGTGGTGATCACCCTAATGCCACCTGCTGAAGCACCCCCGTCTGAAACGATACTTCTCACATCAGGCTAGGAGGATGCATCACAGCAATATGGCTGGGAATTATGACTGTTCCTTTAAGAGAATGCTGTCACTTACCACTGCTTGGCTCGCTGTAATACTGGCTGATATAGTTGTTCATATCATCTCGTACAACTGGATCTGGTGAGCAAAGGCAATATTGTTCAGTACTTAGTTGTACAATCAATAACCTAGATAATGTACAGGTACAGTATCTACAGTGCAGTACTCAGTATGCAGTCTTCAAATGTATACTTCAGCAGTCACAGACTACAGACTACAGAATGACTGAATCCCTTGTCAAAGAGCCGAAGTGAAATGTAAACCTTTGAGTGCATCTACGACGTACCGTCACTTAAAGTAACATACAGTATACCCTTCACTGACATACAGGTGCTTTACTGGCACCACTGATGTCTGAAAATCACACCGTGCTAGCGTAGAGAAGTACAGCAGGAGTGAACATGAGAGAGGCCAGACTTTAGGAAAGAGAGTGCTCTTTGTTTCAGCAGCCGGTTGCTCTCTGGCGAGCGGCTCTGATCCGCTCCATTCTGATCCGCTCTGCTCGCTTGATTGGCCCTGAGCTCAGTGTCCGCTGAGTGGAGCCCAAAGTACCCTGAGTGCTAGCCCCACTCCCCCAGGACTACTGTTGCAGACTCTGACGGgtaatttcatttatttttcagCCTAAAATATTAATCCGAGACCCACCCCCGGAGAGGAAGCATTGCACTCACTAAAACACGACCAAGACAATCACTCTGCAATTAATAACACATGAGCTTCAgaatagagaaagagatgtCCGGCATACATAAAATGCTGTCTCTCTGACAGTCAGGCTATCGGACTGCCAACCATCTATACACTCACAGAGAAGACACGCGGAGAGCATTCAGTTCATAGCTAAATCAATATACATGCTCAATGTATGTACTGGTTTGCGGGCAAGTCTTGCGTTGACGGTTCACTAAAAGCTATGTATTTTAttgaaacaaatattttttacgTATTGCACAATACATATGGATTAGAAAACATCTCAAGTCTTAGAGTGATACTAATTGCAGGCAACTAAAATTGTAACACTGTAAAACCACACCGACCACAGCTACTGAATCTCAGTAAACTACCCCTGAACATCAGAAATGGTGAGTGTTGAATTCTCCTCGATATCGACAGGTTCACCGGTAGTTCTCTTGTTCTCTTAAACAGTACAAAACCACAAACCCCTTGAGACCTCCTCACAAAATGTTTGTAACCCTTTCCATGTCCTCCCTCAGCCTTTCCAGTTCATGCCCAACAAGAAAAGAGTCTTAACAGCAAAGTGCCTCAATGAGAATGAACGACACTTTGATGGCTACCCCtcgggcgagagagagagagagagagcaactcTAGCTGTAACCCACGCCACCGCAGTCTGCCCGGGCTTGGCCCCTGCGGCCTAAGTGCCTCTCCTGATGCCCATGTTTTGGAAAAAGCACTGCTTGTTCCTCCGAGCCAGATTTACCACAATCCCCAGGGAGTGGCGATGTGGCGACAGCTTTGGCGTCTCTCTCGGTGCCCTACTGTGGTTTTTAGGTGAAGGGAACAGATGTTCACAGgggccagctctctctcccacaacAAGGCCCAATGCACAGAGCACTCTGTACCTGAAATAGCCTAGCTGGGCGGAGGGCGGGGGCCAGTCGAGGGGGCCAACAGAGATGCCCATGCAAGCTGACGTGGTGTGGGGGGGAACATGCTTGTTTTCCCTCGGATTCAGCAGATCCTAAAAGCTTTTTTTGCCCTCATATTGATCCTGAAGCGCCTGCGGTCAGATGGGTGTTGTGTGCTTGCgtcgggagagagagatagaggggttTAAGGCCTCGGAGTTGCTTGGGGGCTACTGCGCTAGATTAGCTTGACACTGCTCTGGCATCCCATTCACCTGATGTTGCACCGTTTGGGACTTTTTTGTCCCACATaattatgtacatagtttatggcacacctctctttctcctctggtTTGTCAGGCTGCCTTCTCAACCAAACATTTCATGTACTACATTTTCAAATGAATCAAGTTGATGCGGCTGTGGTCTGCTAATTCACAGTGCTGTTGTTGCACAAAAAAACCCACTAGAAGTATATTAGAGTGGTGCACCTGTGGGGGCACGGGGCTCCCTGTGGTTCCCCTGCCGGCCCCCCTGGCGGCCCCCCTGGCCCTCGTCGTCAGACTCCCCTGGGCCCAGGCCCTCCAGCACCTGGAAGCTGCTGCTCTGCTTGCCCCACACGTGGTGGATCTGCATGGCCGCCTCCCGCTCCGCAGCCAAGTCCAGGTCCTGCTGGGCCAGATGTGCCCTAAGCTGCCTGATCTCAAACTGAGGCAGCGATGGAGGGAtggtgtgagggggaggagggcgagtTGACGAGAGAATCAGGCGAGTTGGATTGGTAAAGGTTGGAagcagagggaaagggagaaagataaGGAataggagagtgagagatattCTCAAAATATGTATCCCCATCTAAACACATACATAATGTTATAGTGCCTACTATAATAACATCTCAGTCAAAGAAATGTATATGATCTGTAAGTGAAGTAACTTACGGAATACATGTTATACTTTCTCTACAGAGTGGACAACAAATACTGACAGACACATTCAAAATAGATGAACCGTTTTCAATTTTACACTATGTATTCAATTGTGGCTGGAGTGCTTTGTACCAACATGCTTGCAATGATATACAGTTATGGCTTCtgttgatattgattttgaggTTGGGGGCCTGGGAAAGAAATGATGCTGACGTGCAACACTAATGTCTGTGTCACCATATTCAGACAGTCACCATACTTAAAGATCTCAGAGATATAACAAGTAGAAAAAAGATATGTCAAGCAGATACCAGTAGAGGTTTTAAACGACCTCAAGGAAGACACACATATCTACAGTAGTAGGGTCTTACTGCCCTCTTCTGGTGGTGTTTAGAAACTACAGCATTACAAGCGACAGGACCGAATGATGCGGCATAACAGTGTCAGTCACACAAGTCTCAGATGTTTTCAACACGTTTCAAGATCTGTATGTATCGTCCACATAGACTGGCATGCCGTGTAGGGTTGTATCACAGCGACCTATCAAACAGACTCGCGGCCACAGCTGAATCTTAGGACGGCCTCTTCGACCGTGTCTAAGCCGTCTCTGAGGGGTGTTAGTGTGGACACTCACAGCCTGTTCCTGGCAGATCTGAGTGAGGCGCTCCAACTGCTCCTCCCTCATGGCCTTGGTCTTCTCGCACTGCTGGATCTCCAGCTCCATCTCCACCTTCACCTGCAGGACATAGGCtgtccaggggagaggagagaggccccCTCAGGAACCACACCCTCTCCAAATCATATCAGGAGGACACGGTACAGAAACCATCGGCGTAGCTTCACTCACGCTCGattatttaattgtgttaaataaGTTAAAGCGCTCGTTAATGTTGGAACTCAATGTCCCAATTTACAGGCTTGTCCTGCACAGTGGCCTCCTCAGTGACAGTGACTCGAGGACGTTtattaaatgttaaatgtttttgataataatttcatttttgtaatttgtataaTGTTTTGTTTGACAGTTGAACATCTTAATACATGATAAAAGCAGAATATTGCAGTGAAGGCCTAGTCAACGCTTCTGCCCCGCTAACTAAGAGGGAGAGTTGTGGCTGGCAGTACGTGTGGAGCAGTGTAATTCACACCCTGGCTGATTCCACAGCTTCTGCTTCTCAAGAGCTTGTTTCATTCTCCTCTCGGCTCAAGCAAAGTGTTAATCCCCTAGCAGATAGTCCTCACCCCACTGCTCAGCCCACACTCCCCACCCCACTGCTCAGCCCACACTCCCCACCCCACTGCTCAGCCCACACTCCTCCCCACCCCAGAAACCTGCAGGGGCCTTAGCACCAACCCAAGCAGCCCAATGGCAATCAgtttaacacacacaacaggtgtgtgttatatataaaatgtatttgtttatatGTATAAATCTTTTACTTAACGCTTTTTCTCTCACCTATTTGGTTTTTCTCTTACCcctgctctgtttctctctcactttcaccCTTGTTCACTTTACGTCCCTATCACTTTCTCTCTGACAAATATTTATTCAAGTACTGAACTTTAAAAAGGCTTGAAAATATCGAAATACTTAGTTACAAGTACTGCTGTTCTTAAGTAAACTTAACTATTTTTCTGAAAACCTTTTACTTTCACTTCTTACATTACAATGTTGTTACATTGTTATTGTGTTATTACATTTGACAGTTTTTACAATGtttttacactgttattactataatttattatgttattattacactgttattacactatAATTACACTGTGataacactgttgttacacagTTGCAGAGATGGGAAGTTTACTTAATCTACTTAAGTATATTTTTCTAACAACTTTTTAAAACACTATGGTAGTAGCAATGactacttttgccatctctgtgtATAATAAAGTACCCTATAGCTGTGTAATCAAACTATAGCTTGTGACTTAAAATTGTATCAGTGGCGAGATACATTTTCTTGCTGAGTGG
This window encodes:
- the LOC124482004 gene encoding transmembrane protein 266-like; translated protein: MGAKLKLMKVGEAEVAAWVVVSHSGDRISPGGLKGYSPTLSHPTLTNQTLTNQTLTVCWWEDEHPGLSDLEIISQPGEEENPCLAPVQLVSFGYRDLPLAALDLSLAGSQLLSNLDEDDNREGSNWLKPCCGRRVALWQVCLLSAGFNCLLVACVILVVLFLTLELLIDTKLLQFANAFQFASIMHWISLIILSLFFSETVFRIVVLGIWDYIENKVEVFDGAVIVLSLAPMVASTVANGPSSPWDAISLIITLRIWRVKRIIDAYVLQVKVEMELEIQQCEKTKAMREEQLERLTQICQEQAFEIRQLRAHLAQQDLDLAAEREAAMQIHHVWGKQSSSFQVLEGLGPGESDDEGQGGRQGGRQGNHREPRAPTDPVVRDDMNNYISQYYSEPSSDGGASAGGIRVITTAAIDVHLPTNPNPGHSNPLLCVERVGGDLSDTSTSVSRSSGSLTARPHSLSSHTLGSSSTDCSSSTARELCLDYNSQHCCVPQSYCSSLGGPTQQLPSSGPPPRDPSVVVQELLCSLSEDSCLAQKGLPVDPVNLKLPSPTGSTKASPELEHRVNIYNRRNQEEGRGRGRGCVFLQTKPLIHLHSSSTEPSLEEKYRLPAPADTPLSRITPNT